In Flavobacterium okayamense, a single window of DNA contains:
- a CDS encoding UvrD-helicase domain-containing protein — MSNTSSFTIYNASAGSGKTYTLTKEYLKILIKSRNNDAYKKILAITFTNKAVEEMKNRVVNSLFEFSKDNTSEKSMSLLKDLSIETGFSINTIKEKSKKIIKDIIHNYSAFGISTIDKFTHKIIRTFAQDLELPSNFEIALDTDVLLQEAVDSVIAQVGEDEELTQFILEFTKNKTDDDKNWDISYELFEVSKLITNENNVQEIKAFEDKNFDDFVEIKEKLEQNIKRIESSCVEIASMCLQNINKNVNPKSFYRSYVTNFIQKISEGDLAINTTVIKYLDGEKERYSKSVSQNEKDWIDENANKILHEILIINSKVGKTAFYKAFLQNINSLSLLNTVNKEFRRIQEEQNVLSISDFNKIIFNKIQGEPTPFIYERLGEKYRHYFIDEFQDTSEMQWKNLIPLIDNALASEENGIKGTLMLVGDPKQSIYRWRGGKAEQFIKLSKDENPFSNKDKKVENLDTNYRSYSEVIEFNNKFFSFLSQKFENENYSELYKNTSFQNTNQKEGGYVNISFIESNQEEYEDFDENEIGYSYKNIQYLEKTIETIQKVVEQGFSYGDIVLLTRRKDQGVLLANYLTENDIPILSSETLLIQNATEVKLIIALLRYLNNSKDEESKAFILYFVGRYCQNKLPIHDFILKNKNLSELEIEDELKGLGIMISFKNCRTKSLYDAVEILVNAFVKEKANTSYVQYFMDLVLEKDSKSQLGITEFLDYWDKIGFQKSIPSPEGSNAIRIMTIHKSKGLEFPVVIIPFAEENFSRNKGNKLWVDFEESDEINFPKAFVNSKNDVKTYSESAKIVFEQKTQEELLDTINVLYVALTRAEEQLYVISNKLQTKKGDIVTNNLSFYFIDFLDSQGKFNGDLEFEFGLAKRISEFKPKINSSKNIELVQNKFPFENIKIAQKEALLWGTEQQEAINFGNVFHEILANIKTKKDINLAIDKAIETGLISLNDIDFIQSKIHEILNHNSLKLFFSDEAKVMNEQTIIDSEQGNIKPDKIVFYENSAMILDYKTGDKKKSHIYQINNYANVLERMNFNVIKKALVYTGDKVEVVIL, encoded by the coding sequence ATGTCAAATACATCTTCATTTACTATATATAATGCCTCTGCAGGTTCGGGTAAAACGTATACCCTTACAAAAGAATATTTAAAGATTCTTATAAAATCTAGGAATAATGATGCATATAAAAAAATTCTAGCTATTACGTTTACCAATAAAGCGGTTGAAGAAATGAAAAACAGAGTTGTTAATAGTCTGTTTGAATTTTCTAAAGACAATACAAGTGAAAAAAGCATGTCTTTGTTGAAAGATCTTTCTATAGAGACAGGTTTTTCAATAAATACTATAAAAGAAAAGTCAAAAAAAATAATAAAAGATATAATTCATAATTATTCGGCTTTTGGGATTTCAACTATAGATAAGTTTACTCACAAGATTATTAGAACTTTTGCTCAAGATTTGGAATTACCTTCAAATTTTGAAATTGCTTTAGATACTGATGTTTTATTGCAGGAAGCAGTAGACAGTGTGATTGCGCAAGTAGGGGAAGACGAAGAATTGACTCAATTTATTTTAGAGTTTACAAAAAACAAAACAGACGATGATAAGAATTGGGATATTTCTTATGAGCTTTTTGAAGTGTCTAAATTAATTACCAATGAAAATAACGTTCAAGAAATAAAGGCTTTTGAGGATAAAAACTTTGATGATTTTGTAGAAATAAAGGAAAAGCTCGAACAAAACATAAAGAGAATAGAATCAAGTTGCGTTGAAATAGCTTCAATGTGTTTGCAAAACATCAATAAGAATGTTAATCCGAAATCTTTTTACAGAAGTTATGTTACTAATTTTATTCAAAAAATTAGCGAAGGAGATTTAGCAATTAATACTACTGTTATTAAATATCTCGATGGTGAAAAAGAAAGATATTCAAAATCAGTTTCACAAAATGAAAAAGATTGGATAGATGAAAATGCTAATAAAATATTACATGAAATTTTAATAATAAACAGTAAAGTAGGAAAAACCGCTTTTTACAAAGCTTTTTTACAAAATATTAATTCACTTTCATTATTAAATACCGTAAATAAAGAGTTCAGAAGAATTCAAGAAGAGCAAAATGTTTTGTCTATTTCAGATTTCAATAAAATTATTTTTAATAAAATTCAAGGCGAACCTACTCCATTTATCTATGAAAGATTAGGAGAAAAATACCGACATTATTTTATAGATGAATTTCAAGACACATCTGAAATGCAATGGAAGAATTTAATTCCTTTAATAGATAATGCTTTAGCTTCTGAAGAAAATGGAATAAAAGGAACACTAATGCTTGTTGGCGATCCTAAACAATCAATTTATCGATGGCGAGGAGGAAAAGCAGAGCAATTTATTAAATTAAGTAAAGACGAGAATCCTTTTTCAAATAAGGATAAAAAGGTAGAAAATTTAGACACTAACTACCGAAGTTACAGTGAAGTAATTGAGTTTAATAACAAGTTTTTTTCGTTTCTATCTCAAAAGTTTGAAAATGAAAATTATTCGGAATTATATAAAAACACATCTTTTCAAAATACAAACCAAAAAGAAGGAGGCTATGTAAATATTTCATTTATTGAATCTAATCAAGAAGAATATGAAGATTTTGATGAAAACGAAATTGGATATTCATATAAAAACATTCAATATTTAGAAAAAACAATTGAAACAATTCAAAAAGTTGTCGAACAAGGTTTTTCTTATGGTGACATTGTTTTATTAACAAGAAGAAAAGATCAAGGTGTTCTATTAGCAAATTATCTTACCGAGAACGACATACCGATTCTTTCATCGGAAACTTTGTTAATCCAAAATGCAACGGAAGTAAAACTAATAATTGCATTGTTAAGGTATTTGAACAACAGCAAAGATGAAGAGTCTAAGGCTTTTATTTTATATTTTGTAGGAAGATATTGTCAAAACAAATTACCAATTCACGATTTTATTTTAAAAAATAAAAATTTATCGGAATTAGAAATTGAAGATGAATTAAAGGGATTAGGTATAATGATTTCGTTTAAAAATTGTCGAACAAAATCGCTTTATGATGCTGTTGAAATCTTAGTAAATGCATTTGTAAAAGAAAAAGCAAACACTTCGTATGTCCAATATTTTATGGACTTGGTTTTGGAGAAGGATAGTAAATCGCAATTGGGAATAACTGAATTTCTTGATTATTGGGATAAAATAGGTTTTCAAAAAAGTATTCCCTCACCAGAAGGTTCTAATGCAATTCGAATTATGACTATTCATAAATCGAAAGGTTTAGAGTTTCCAGTAGTAATTATTCCATTTGCAGAAGAAAATTTTTCAAGAAATAAAGGCAATAAACTTTGGGTTGATTTTGAAGAATCGGATGAAATTAATTTTCCCAAAGCTTTTGTTAACTCTAAAAACGATGTAAAAACTTATAGTGAGAGTGCAAAAATTGTTTTTGAACAAAAAACTCAAGAAGAACTTTTAGACACAATAAATGTCTTATATGTAGCCTTAACTAGAGCAGAAGAGCAACTTTACGTTATTTCAAATAAATTGCAAACCAAAAAAGGCGATATTGTGACTAATAATTTGTCTTTTTATTTTATTGATTTTCTTGACAGTCAAGGAAAGTTTAATGGTGATTTAGAATTTGAATTTGGACTTGCTAAGAGAATATCAGAGTTTAAACCCAAAATAAATTCAAGTAAGAATATTGAATTAGTTCAAAATAAATTTCCTTTCGAAAATATTAAAATTGCACAAAAAGAGGCTCTATTATGGGGAACAGAACAACAAGAAGCAATTAATTTCGGAAATGTTTTTCACGAAATATTAGCAAACATTAAAACAAAAAAAGATATAAATCTAGCCATTGATAAAGCGATTGAAACAGGTTTAATTTCGTTAAATGACATTGATTTTATTCAATCGAAAATTCATGAAATTTTAAATCACAATAGTTTAAAATTATTCTTTTCTGATGAAGCAAAAGTGATGAATGAGCAAACTATTATTGATAGTGAACAAGGAAATATTAAACCAGATAAAATAGTGTTTTATGAAAATAGTGCTATGATATTGGATTATAAAACAGGAGATAAAAAGAAATCACATATTTATCAAATTAATAATTATGCAAATGTGTTAGAGCGGATGAACTTTAATGTTATAAAAAAAGCATTAGTTTATACAGGAGATAAAGTAGAAGTAGTAATTTTGTAA
- a CDS encoding superoxide dismutase, whose amino-acid sequence MTFELPKLPYAYDALEPHIDARTMEIHHTKHHNAYTTNLNNAVAGSDLEGKTIENILINLDMNNGAVRNNGGGFYNHNLFWTVMSPNGGGNPTGDLAAAIEKDFGSFDAFKAEFAKAAATRFGSGWAWLCVHKGGKLEVCSSANQDNPLMPGIGCGGTPILGLDVWEHAYYLNYQNRRPDYIEAFFNVVNWEEVSRRFATEK is encoded by the coding sequence ATGACATTCGAATTACCAAAATTACCTTATGCATACGATGCATTAGAACCACATATTGATGCTAGAACAATGGAAATCCACCATACTAAGCATCACAACGCTTATACTACAAACCTTAACAACGCTGTTGCCGGATCTGATTTAGAAGGAAAAACCATTGAAAACATTTTAATTAATTTAGACATGAACAATGGAGCAGTTAGAAATAACGGCGGAGGTTTTTATAACCACAATTTATTTTGGACAGTAATGTCTCCAAATGGAGGCGGAAACCCAACAGGAGATTTAGCTGCTGCTATTGAAAAAGACTTTGGCTCTTTCGATGCATTTAAGGCTGAGTTTGCAAAAGCTGCTGCTACAAGATTTGGTTCAGGGTGGGCTTGGCTTTGTGTTCATAAAGGCGGAAAATTAGAAGTTTGCTCTTCAGCAAATCAGGACAACCCATTAATGCCAGGTATCGGTTGCGGTGGAACTCCAATTTTAGGCCTTGATGTATGGGAGCATGCATACTACCTTAATTATCAAAACAGAAGACCAGATTACATTGAAGCATTCTTTAATGTAGTTAATTGGGAAGAAGTTTCTAGAAGATTTGCTACTGAAAAATAA
- a CDS encoding amidophosphoribosyltransferase translates to MSDAIKHECGIALLRLKKPLEYYKEKYGSAFYGVQKMYLLLEKQHNRGQDGAGLASIKLDVQPGQRYISRVRSNDAQPIKDIFAQINNRISRGLEENPEFVNNVALQKEHIPYVAELFLGHVRYGTFGKNSIESVHPFLRQNNWMHRNLIVAGNFNMTNVKELFQDLVNLGQHPKQMADTVTVMEKIGHFLDDEVADIYQQCKQEGMTKKEASAFIAERLNIQRILERASRNWDGGYAMAGLFGHGDSFVMRDPAGIRPAFFYEDEEVVVVASERPVIQTVFNVPFEKVQELEPGNAIIIKKNGSVSIQEVRTPLEKKACSFERIYFSRGGDAEIYQERKDLGKLIFPKVLESIDNDTQNTVFSYIPNTAELSFYGMVEAAHKYLDNKKTKAILSTENLSEDKIKSILGESIRTEKVAIKDAKLRTFITEDSSRDDLVAHVYDVTYGVVKPNDNLVIIDDSIVRGTTLKQSIIKMMDRLSPKQIVVVSSAPQIRYPDCYGIDMAKLEGLVAFRAALELLKERNLYHIVEEVYKKSVAQENYKDVDVVNFVKEIYAPFTDEEISDKIAEMLTPEGTKAKVKVIYQSVEDLHKACPKNLGDWYFTGDYPTPGGNRVVNRAFMNFYEGKDARAY, encoded by the coding sequence ATGAGCGACGCAATTAAACACGAATGTGGTATTGCTTTACTACGATTAAAAAAACCATTAGAATACTACAAAGAAAAGTATGGTTCTGCTTTTTATGGTGTTCAAAAAATGTATTTGCTTTTAGAAAAACAGCACAATCGCGGACAAGATGGTGCGGGTTTAGCAAGTATTAAACTTGATGTTCAGCCTGGTCAACGGTATATTAGCAGAGTGCGTTCAAACGATGCACAACCTATTAAAGATATTTTTGCTCAAATTAATAACCGCATTAGTCGCGGTTTAGAAGAAAATCCAGAATTTGTGAATAATGTTGCTTTACAAAAAGAGCATATTCCATATGTTGCTGAACTATTTCTTGGTCATGTTCGCTATGGAACTTTTGGTAAAAATAGTATCGAAAGTGTTCATCCATTCTTACGTCAAAACAATTGGATGCATCGTAATTTAATTGTTGCTGGAAACTTTAATATGACGAATGTTAAAGAGTTGTTCCAAGATTTGGTTAACCTTGGTCAACATCCAAAACAAATGGCCGATACTGTTACTGTAATGGAAAAAATAGGTCATTTCTTAGATGATGAAGTTGCCGATATTTATCAGCAGTGTAAGCAAGAAGGAATGACTAAAAAAGAAGCTTCAGCATTTATCGCTGAGCGTTTAAATATTCAGCGAATTTTAGAACGTGCTTCTCGTAATTGGGATGGCGGTTATGCTATGGCAGGACTTTTCGGTCATGGGGATTCTTTCGTTATGCGTGATCCTGCTGGAATTCGTCCAGCATTCTTTTATGAAGATGAAGAAGTTGTTGTTGTAGCTTCAGAAAGACCAGTTATTCAAACCGTCTTTAATGTCCCATTTGAAAAAGTTCAGGAATTAGAACCAGGAAATGCAATCATCATTAAAAAGAATGGAAGTGTTTCAATCCAAGAAGTGAGAACACCACTAGAAAAGAAAGCATGTTCATTTGAACGAATTTATTTCTCAAGAGGTGGCGATGCAGAAATTTATCAGGAAAGAAAAGATCTAGGAAAATTAATATTTCCTAAGGTTCTAGAATCTATTGATAATGATACTCAAAACACGGTTTTTTCTTATATTCCAAATACAGCAGAACTTTCATTTTACGGAATGGTAGAAGCAGCTCATAAGTATTTAGATAATAAAAAAACAAAGGCAATTCTTTCTACAGAAAACTTAAGCGAAGATAAAATTAAAAGTATTTTAGGAGAAAGTATTCGTACCGAAAAAGTAGCTATTAAAGATGCTAAATTGAGAACTTTTATTACAGAAGATAGCAGCAGAGATGATTTAGTCGCTCACGTTTATGACGTTACGTATGGTGTAGTTAAACCCAATGATAATTTAGTAATTATTGATGATAGTATTGTTCGTGGTACAACCTTAAAACAAAGTATCATTAAAATGATGGATCGTCTTTCTCCAAAACAAATTGTTGTAGTTTCATCGGCTCCACAAATCCGTTATCCAGATTGTTATGGAATTGATATGGCTAAGCTTGAAGGTTTGGTAGCATTTAGAGCAGCTTTAGAATTATTGAAAGAGAGAAATCTTTACCATATTGTTGAAGAGGTTTATAAGAAATCAGTAGCGCAAGAAAATTATAAAGATGTAGATGTTGTAAATTTTGTAAAAGAAATATATGCACCATTTACTGATGAAGAAATATCAGATAAAATTGCTGAAATGTTAACTCCAGAAGGAACAAAAGCAAAAGTTAAAGTAATTTATCAATCGGTTGAAGATTTGCATAAAGCATGTCCTAAAAATTTAGGAGATTGGTATTTTACTGGTGATTATCCAACACCAGGAGGAAACCGAGTTGTAAACAGAGCTTTTATGAATTTTTATGAAGGAAAAGATGCAAGAGCATACTAA
- a CDS encoding PfkB family carbohydrate kinase, translating to MNKLLIVGTVAFDAIETPFGKTDKILGGAATYIGLASNFFNVDAAIVSVVGEDFPKEYLDLLENKGVNIEGIEVVKGGKTFFWSGKYHNDLNSRDTLVTELNVLADFNPIVPENYKNSEVVLLGNLHPIVQSGVLDQLTEKPKLVVLDTMNFWMDCAWNELMDVIKRVDVITINDEEARQLSGEYSLVKAAEKIHAMGPKYVVIKKGEHGALLFHNKDVFFAPALPLEEVFDPTGAGDTFAGGFAGYIAQSENISFDNMKNGIIYGSNLASFCVERFGTERMENLAKEEVQERLQQFKALTQFEIELEE from the coding sequence ATGAATAAATTATTGATAGTAGGTACAGTTGCTTTTGATGCAATTGAAACACCTTTTGGAAAGACTGATAAAATCTTAGGCGGAGCGGCAACATACATTGGTTTAGCTTCAAACTTTTTTAATGTAGATGCGGCTATAGTTTCTGTAGTTGGTGAAGACTTTCCAAAAGAATATTTAGACTTATTAGAAAATAAAGGTGTAAATATTGAAGGAATTGAAGTTGTAAAAGGCGGGAAAACTTTCTTTTGGAGTGGAAAATATCATAACGATTTAAATTCTCGCGATACTTTAGTAACAGAATTAAATGTATTAGCTGATTTTAATCCAATTGTTCCTGAAAATTATAAAAATTCTGAAGTGGTGCTTTTAGGAAACTTACATCCTATTGTACAATCAGGAGTTTTAGATCAATTAACTGAAAAACCAAAGTTAGTTGTGTTAGATACAATGAATTTTTGGATGGATTGTGCTTGGAACGAATTAATGGATGTAATTAAACGTGTAGATGTTATTACTATTAATGATGAAGAAGCACGCCAACTTTCAGGAGAATATTCTTTAGTTAAAGCTGCTGAAAAAATTCATGCAATGGGACCTAAATATGTGGTAATTAAGAAAGGTGAACATGGTGCTTTATTGTTCCACAATAAAGATGTGTTCTTTGCACCAGCATTACCATTAGAAGAAGTATTCGACCCAACAGGTGCTGGTGATACATTTGCAGGTGGTTTTGCGGGTTATATTGCGCAAAGTGAAAATATTTCTTTTGATAATATGAAGAACGGAATCATTTATGGCTCTAATTTAGCTTCTTTCTGTGTAGAAAGATTTGGTACTGAAAGAATGGAAAATTTAGCAAAGGAGGAAGTTCAAGAGCGCTTACAACAATTTAAAGCGTTAACACAATTTGAAATTGAATTAGAAGAATAA
- the rnhA gene encoding ribonuclease HI, giving the protein MSYEVYIYTDGAAKGNPGPAGYGIVMEMARTSYKKEFFEGFRLSTNNRMELLAVIVGLEKLKKPHTKVLVTSDSKYVVDAVLKGWVFNWEKKYFSGKKNPDLWMRFLKVYRKHEVHFQWIKGHNNHPQNERCDQLAVMASEQEKLNIDTFYEKEEGKLL; this is encoded by the coding sequence TTGAGTTACGAAGTCTACATATACACTGATGGCGCTGCAAAGGGAAATCCTGGTCCTGCAGGTTATGGTATTGTGATGGAAATGGCTAGAACATCTTATAAGAAAGAGTTTTTTGAAGGCTTTCGTTTGTCTACAAATAACAGAATGGAATTATTAGCGGTAATTGTAGGTTTAGAAAAATTAAAAAAGCCGCATACAAAAGTTTTAGTAACTTCCGATTCTAAATATGTAGTAGACGCTGTTTTAAAAGGCTGGGTTTTTAACTGGGAAAAAAAGTATTTTTCAGGTAAAAAAAATCCTGATTTATGGATGCGTTTTTTAAAAGTATATCGCAAACATGAAGTACATTTCCAATGGATTAAGGGACACAACAATCATCCTCAAAATGAACGCTGTGACCAATTAGCAGTAATGGCTTCAGAACAAGAAAAATTGAATATCGATACTTTTTACGAAAAAGAAGAAGGGAAGTTATTATAG
- a CDS encoding phosphoribosylglycinamide formyltransferase, producing MQKIVLFASGNGTNVENIITHFKNSSLGTVVAVFVNNPRAKVLERAKNQNVKSILFDKEQLNSGFVLDELNKIEPDLIVLAGFLWMFPVAIIKEYPNKVINIHPALLPKYGGKGMYGKFVHQAVLENKEKETGITIHFVNEYYDEGEFIFQQATNIENCKTADEIAEKVHELEQKYFPQVIEKLITNN from the coding sequence ATGCAAAAAATAGTGCTATTTGCTTCTGGTAATGGTACCAATGTTGAAAACATTATAACACATTTCAAAAATTCAAGCCTAGGAACTGTAGTCGCTGTGTTTGTAAACAATCCTCGTGCCAAAGTTCTTGAACGAGCTAAAAACCAAAACGTTAAGTCGATTTTGTTTGACAAAGAACAACTTAATAGTGGATTTGTTTTAGACGAACTCAATAAAATTGAACCTGATTTAATTGTTTTGGCTGGATTTTTATGGATGTTTCCTGTAGCCATTATAAAAGAATATCCTAATAAAGTAATTAACATTCATCCTGCATTGTTACCAAAATATGGAGGAAAAGGAATGTATGGAAAATTTGTTCACCAAGCCGTTTTAGAAAACAAAGAGAAAGAAACTGGAATAACGATTCATTTTGTGAACGAATATTATGATGAAGGTGAATTTATTTTTCAGCAAGCTACCAATATTGAAAATTGCAAAACTGCAGATGAAATCGCTGAAAAAGTTCACGAATTAGAACAAAAATATTTCCCCCAAGTAATTGAAAAGCTAATTACGAATAACTAA
- a CDS encoding acyl carrier protein, which produces MSDIASRVKAIIVDKLGVDENEVVAEASFTNDLGADSLDTVELIMEFEKEFDIQIPDDQAENIATVGQAISYIEEAKK; this is translated from the coding sequence ATGTCAGACATTGCATCAAGAGTAAAAGCGATTATCGTAGACAAATTAGGTGTTGACGAAAACGAAGTTGTAGCTGAAGCAAGCTTCACAAACGATTTAGGAGCTGATTCATTAGACACTGTTGAGCTAATCATGGAGTTCGAAAAAGAATTCGATATTCAAATTCCAGATGATCAAGCGGAAAACATTGCTACTGTTGGTCAAGCTATTTCTTACATCGAAGAAGCTAAGAAATAA
- the fabF gene encoding beta-ketoacyl-ACP synthase II: MQLKRVVVTGLGALTPIGNNLQEYWDGLVNGKSGAAPITYYDTEKHKTKFACEIKNFNVEDFIDRKEVRRLDKFAQYAIVASDEAIKDAGITLENVNKYRVGVIWGAGIGGLQTFQDEVMNYAAGDGTPRFNPFFIPKMIADIAPGHISMRNGYMGPNYTTVSACASSANALVDAFNYIRLGMCDVVVSGGSEAAVTIAGMGGFNSMQALSTRNDSPESASRPFDATRDGFVLGEGAGALVLEEYEHAKARGAKIYCEVGGGGLSSDAYHLTAPHPEGIGVIAVMENCLRDAGMKPEDVDHINTHGTSTPLGDVAELKAISAVFGEHAKDININSTKSMTGHLLGAAGAIEAIASILAMQNGIIPPTINHTVVDENIDPSLNLTLNKAQKREIKVAMSNTFGFGGHNACVLFKKIED; this comes from the coding sequence ATGCAATTAAAGCGTGTTGTAGTTACTGGACTTGGAGCCCTAACACCTATTGGCAATAACTTACAAGAGTATTGGGATGGGTTAGTAAATGGGAAAAGTGGTGCTGCGCCTATTACATATTACGATACTGAAAAGCACAAAACTAAATTTGCTTGTGAAATTAAAAACTTCAATGTTGAAGATTTTATTGATCGCAAAGAGGTACGTCGTTTAGATAAATTTGCTCAATATGCTATAGTTGCAAGTGATGAAGCTATTAAAGATGCTGGAATTACACTTGAAAATGTAAACAAATATAGAGTTGGAGTAATTTGGGGGGCAGGTATTGGTGGTTTACAAACTTTTCAAGATGAAGTAATGAATTATGCCGCTGGAGATGGAACTCCACGTTTTAATCCATTCTTTATCCCTAAGATGATTGCTGATATCGCACCTGGTCATATTTCTATGCGTAATGGTTACATGGGACCAAACTATACTACTGTTTCTGCATGTGCATCTTCTGCTAATGCCTTAGTAGATGCGTTCAACTACATTCGTTTAGGAATGTGCGATGTTGTAGTTTCTGGTGGTTCAGAAGCTGCTGTTACAATTGCAGGAATGGGAGGTTTTAACTCAATGCAAGCATTATCTACTCGAAATGATAGTCCAGAATCTGCTTCAAGACCTTTCGACGCTACTCGTGATGGATTTGTTTTAGGTGAAGGAGCTGGAGCTCTTGTTTTAGAAGAATATGAACACGCCAAAGCGCGTGGTGCAAAAATATATTGTGAAGTTGGAGGTGGCGGATTATCATCTGATGCGTATCACTTAACGGCTCCACATCCAGAAGGAATTGGTGTTATCGCTGTAATGGAAAATTGTTTACGCGATGCTGGAATGAAACCGGAAGACGTTGACCACATCAACACTCATGGTACTTCAACGCCACTTGGAGATGTTGCTGAATTAAAAGCAATTAGTGCTGTTTTTGGAGAACACGCAAAAGACATTAATATTAATTCCACTAAATCGATGACTGGCCATTTATTGGGTGCTGCTGGTGCTATTGAAGCAATAGCTTCAATTTTAGCTATGCAAAATGGAATAATTCCTCCTACAATTAACCACACTGTTGTTGATGAAAACATTGACCCATCTTTAAACCTAACTTTAAACAAAGCTCAAAAAAGAGAGATTAAAGTAGCTATGAGTAATACTTTTGGTTTTGGTGGACACAATGCATGTGTTTTATTCAAAAAAATTGAAGATTAA
- the rnc gene encoding ribonuclease III, whose protein sequence is MRRFLKKISKNSRSNEDGIFFEKITNILGFKPNNIYYYKKAFTHSSINKVDDKGNPFNYERLEFLGDSMLGSVISAHLYNEVPTGDEGYLTKMRSKIVSREHLNELGRDLNLIQFVESKVNPQHFGENIHGNIFEALIGAIYLDKGFKHCESFIQKKVIKPYVDIPKLEGKVISYKSLIIEWCQKEKKPFQFETFEDTGNEEQKYFGVKLHIDNKIVTKARATSKKKAEEKAAQRAYFVFQDQIVKK, encoded by the coding sequence ATGCGTCGTTTTTTAAAAAAAATATCGAAAAACTCCCGTTCTAATGAAGACGGGATTTTTTTTGAAAAAATAACTAACATACTTGGGTTTAAACCTAACAACATTTATTATTACAAAAAAGCATTTACTCATAGTTCAATTAACAAAGTAGACGACAAAGGAAACCCTTTTAATTACGAACGTTTAGAGTTTTTAGGTGATTCAATGTTAGGAAGTGTAATTTCAGCTCATTTATATAATGAAGTACCAACTGGAGATGAAGGATATTTAACCAAAATGCGCTCTAAAATAGTTAGTAGGGAGCATTTGAATGAACTGGGACGAGATTTAAATTTAATTCAGTTTGTCGAAAGCAAAGTTAACCCACAGCACTTTGGTGAAAATATACATGGCAACATTTTTGAAGCGCTTATTGGAGCAATTTATCTTGATAAAGGGTTTAAGCATTGCGAAAGTTTTATTCAAAAAAAAGTTATTAAACCCTATGTAGACATCCCAAAACTTGAAGGTAAAGTTATTAGCTATAAAAGTTTAATTATTGAATGGTGTCAAAAAGAGAAAAAACCTTTTCAATTTGAAACTTTTGAAGACACAGGCAATGAAGAACAAAAATATTTTGGCGTAAAACTTCATATTGACAATAAAATTGTCACAAAAGCAAGAGCAACTTCAAAAAAGAAGGCTGAAGAAAAAGCTGCTCAAAGAGCATATTTTGTATTTCAAGACCAAATAGTTAAAAAATAA
- a CDS encoding IPExxxVDY family protein encodes MAVHKIQINEFLDVDYELIAIHSSVEDYRLAFFLNKILGIELYRDKLTVELRTKNGKSCFEHFLFNDEKNDVCWHLISNKSELKANDSQNIGMFDTITSSTYLVPEFKTADYVLKIENVDPLFNIDSVIKLIKEIPFITLVYTIEQNKLKSKNNLIF; translated from the coding sequence ATGGCTGTTCATAAGATTCAAATAAATGAATTTTTAGATGTTGATTATGAGTTAATTGCTATACATTCTTCCGTTGAAGATTATAGGTTGGCTTTTTTTTTGAATAAAATATTAGGTATTGAACTCTACAGAGATAAGTTAACAGTAGAGTTACGAACTAAAAATGGTAAAAGTTGTTTCGAACATTTTCTTTTTAATGATGAAAAAAACGATGTTTGTTGGCATTTAATTTCAAACAAATCCGAGCTTAAAGCAAATGATTCACAAAACATCGGAATGTTTGACACTATTACCTCATCAACATATTTAGTTCCAGAATTTAAAACTGCAGATTATGTTTTAAAAATTGAAAATGTTGATCCGCTCTTTAATATTGACAGTGTAATCAAATTAATAAAAGAAATTCCTTTTATAACACTAGTTTACACAATTGAACAAAACAAACTAAAATCAAAAAATAATTTAATCTTTTAG